One Ignavibacterium sp. DNA segment encodes these proteins:
- a CDS encoding ribose-phosphate pyrophosphokinase, which yields MIFAGNSNKQLAERIAESIGVPLGILESKRFSDGEIWVKYGENIRGRDVFLIQSTNPPSDNLVELLIMLDAAKRASAKRITAVIPYFGYARQDRKDQPRVAITAKLMANLITSAGADRVMTMDLHASQIQGYFDIPMDHLYGSSIFLNYLNNLSDNLVVVSPDVGGIKIARAYSKMLNSGLIVIDKRRPKDNITEVMNIIGDVENKDILLVDDLIDTAGTFVNATKALKEKGANRIFGAITHPLLSGPAYERINNSQIDKLFVTDTIDFDENKCERIIKISAAPLFGDAILRTYKNESISSLFNIDKG from the coding sequence TTGATTTTTGCAGGCAACTCAAATAAGCAATTAGCGGAAAGAATTGCTGAATCCATTGGTGTGCCATTAGGTATTCTTGAATCAAAGCGATTTAGTGACGGGGAAATTTGGGTTAAATATGGTGAAAACATCAGAGGCAGAGATGTATTTTTGATTCAATCAACAAATCCTCCGTCTGATAATTTGGTTGAATTACTTATTATGCTTGATGCAGCAAAAAGAGCATCGGCAAAAAGAATTACTGCTGTTATTCCATATTTTGGGTATGCCAGACAAGATAGAAAGGATCAGCCCCGGGTTGCAATTACTGCTAAACTAATGGCTAATCTAATTACTTCGGCGGGTGCCGATAGAGTGATGACAATGGATTTACATGCTTCGCAGATCCAAGGTTATTTTGATATTCCGATGGACCATTTATATGGATCATCCATATTTCTAAATTATCTTAATAATCTTTCAGATAATTTGGTTGTTGTATCTCCTGATGTTGGAGGCATTAAAATTGCCAGAGCGTATTCAAAAATGCTTAACTCAGGTTTAATTGTAATTGATAAAAGACGTCCCAAAGACAACATTACTGAAGTTATGAATATAATTGGTGATGTAGAAAACAAAGATATATTGTTAGTAGATGATCTTATAGATACTGCCGGAACTTTTGTTAACGCTACAAAAGCATTGAAAGAAAAAGGAGCTAATAGAATATTTGGAGCTATTACCCATCCTTTACTTTCCGGTCCGGCGTATGAAAGAATAAATAACAGTCAAATAGATAAACTATTTGTTACTGATACAATTGATTTTGATGAAAATAAATGTGAACGAATTATAAAAATTTCAGCAGCACCTTTATTTGGTGATGCAATCTTAAGAACATATAAAAACGAATCAATCAGTTCATTATTTAATATAGATAAAGGTTAA
- a CDS encoding 50S ribosomal protein L25: MEKVILNAKKRTKIDKAARSLLRREGKIPAVFYSKHHEPIPVEVEERLVNPMVFTSKTHLITLNVDKDMELECIIKDVQFDPVTDRIVHVDFLGLQKDEKIQLEIPVQLVGSAIGIKEGGVLQHILHKILIECFPSDIPAHIEIDITDLKLGQAIHISDLKPEKYTILNSEESMIASVTHPRVEKEATPVVEEGAEPAEPEVIAKGKQDKEE, encoded by the coding sequence ATGGAGAAAGTAATATTAAACGCAAAGAAAAGAACCAAAATTGATAAAGCAGCTAGAAGTTTATTACGCAGAGAAGGAAAGATACCAGCAGTATTTTATTCAAAGCACCACGAACCTATTCCTGTTGAAGTTGAAGAAAGATTAGTAAATCCTATGGTTTTTACATCAAAGACACATCTGATTACGCTTAATGTGGATAAAGACATGGAGCTTGAATGTATCATTAAAGATGTTCAGTTTGATCCTGTTACAGATAGAATAGTACACGTGGATTTTTTAGGTTTACAAAAAGACGAAAAGATTCAATTGGAAATACCAGTTCAATTAGTTGGAAGTGCTATTGGAATTAAAGAAGGCGGAGTTCTTCAGCATATTCTTCATAAAATACTTATTGAATGTTTTCCTTCTGATATTCCTGCACATATTGAAATTGATATTACAGATTTAAAACTTGGGCAGGCTATTCATATATCAGATTTAAAGCCTGAAAAATATACAATACTTAATTCCGAGGAATCGATGATTGCTTCTGTAACACATCCAAGGGTAGAGAAGGAAGCAACCCCTGTTGTTGAGGAAGGTGCAGAACCTGCAGAACCTGAAGTAATTGCTAAAGGTAAACAGGATAAAGAAGAATAG
- the pth gene encoding aminoacyl-tRNA hydrolase encodes MRIIFGIGNPGSRYQLNRHNAGFLLTDFFAIHNSLRFASSKFDCQYSEGEIDNNPFALVKPTTFVNLSGIALKQCCEHYKVDLENVLILVDDINLNFAEIRIRKSGSDGGHNGLKSIIYHLNTDEIPRLRIGIGSIFDEGHLSDYVLSDFSKSEFSQLIKSFEFCSQLIESFITGGYDKMLFTYSQLKNQNNKNKETE; translated from the coding sequence GTGCGCATTATATTTGGTATCGGAAATCCTGGTTCACGCTATCAGTTAAACAGACATAATGCAGGATTTTTGTTAACCGATTTTTTTGCAATACATAACTCATTAAGATTTGCTTCTTCTAAGTTTGATTGTCAATACTCAGAAGGGGAGATTGATAATAATCCATTTGCTTTAGTTAAGCCAACTACTTTTGTAAATTTAAGTGGTATAGCTTTGAAGCAATGCTGTGAGCATTATAAAGTTGACTTAGAAAATGTACTAATCCTTGTTGATGATATTAACTTAAATTTTGCAGAAATAAGGATTAGAAAATCTGGAAGCGATGGTGGACATAATGGACTTAAATCCATTATCTATCATTTGAATACCGATGAAATCCCAAGACTTAGAATTGGTATAGGAAGTATTTTTGATGAAGGTCATTTATCTGATTACGTTTTGTCAGATTTTTCAAAATCGGAATTTTCACAATTGATTAAATCATTTGAATTTTGCTCTCAGTTAATTGAAAGCTTTATTACAGGTGGTTATGATAAAATGCTTTTTACTTACAGTCAGTTAAAAAATCAGAATAATAAAAACAAAGAAACAGAATAA